In Amycolatopsis methanolica 239, a single genomic region encodes these proteins:
- a CDS encoding C40 family peptidase, with product MQSQPIKRVVAGALAAAAVLAVGGFPTAPAGAVPLPAPQQPTTSSDALAQYRQLAAQAEQLNEEAMQAQADLDAKQADLDRANADLAAANAAGQQALTAKNQYQGVVDQFADASFVGGVQFNKLSALLNGTSAQDFLERSSALEVLADEKNKALADYNAAIQAAADAQAAAADAQTRSQVAKDAAATLLNDLHARQAALQTQLDQLDQARQRLTASERAAQKDTGGLAPNVPAPTAAAQEAIDVALSKLGSPYGWGDTGPSSFDCSGLTLYAYKAAGITLPRTSQQQATVGVAVSRAQLQPGDLVFFGSPIHHVGIYLGDGKMVHAPETGDVVKISPLQNNYVSARRVAVS from the coding sequence GTGCAGTCGCAACCCATCAAGCGCGTGGTCGCAGGAGCCCTCGCCGCCGCCGCGGTACTCGCGGTCGGTGGTTTCCCCACGGCTCCGGCCGGCGCGGTCCCCCTCCCCGCCCCACAGCAGCCCACCACCTCGTCGGACGCCCTGGCGCAGTACCGGCAGCTCGCCGCACAGGCCGAGCAGCTGAACGAGGAGGCCATGCAGGCGCAGGCCGACCTCGACGCCAAGCAGGCCGACCTGGACCGGGCCAACGCCGACCTGGCGGCCGCCAACGCGGCCGGTCAGCAGGCGCTCACCGCGAAGAACCAGTACCAGGGCGTGGTCGACCAGTTCGCCGACGCCTCGTTCGTCGGTGGCGTGCAGTTCAACAAGTTGTCCGCCTTGCTGAACGGCACCTCGGCGCAGGACTTCCTGGAACGCTCCTCCGCTCTGGAAGTGCTCGCCGACGAGAAGAACAAGGCGCTCGCCGACTACAACGCGGCGATCCAGGCGGCTGCCGACGCCCAGGCCGCGGCAGCCGACGCCCAGACGCGCTCGCAGGTCGCCAAGGACGCGGCCGCGACGCTGCTGAACGACCTGCACGCCCGGCAGGCCGCGCTGCAGACGCAGCTCGACCAGCTGGACCAGGCGCGCCAGCGGCTCACCGCGTCCGAGCGTGCCGCGCAGAAGGACACGGGCGGCCTCGCGCCGAACGTGCCCGCCCCGACGGCCGCCGCCCAGGAGGCGATCGACGTCGCGTTGAGCAAGCTCGGCAGCCCGTACGGCTGGGGCGACACCGGCCCCAGCTCGTTCGACTGCTCGGGCCTGACGCTGTACGCCTACAAGGCGGCCGGCATCACTCTGCCGCGGACGAGCCAGCAGCAGGCCACGGTCGGCGTCGCGGTCTCGCGCGCCCAGCTGCAGCCCGGTGACCTGGTGTTCTTCGGTTCGCCGATCCACCACGTGGGCATCTACCTCGGCGACGGCAAGATGGTGCACGCCCCCGAGACCGGGGACGTCGTCAAGATCTCGCCGCTGCAGAACAACTACGTCTCGGCCCGCCGCGTCGCGGTGAGCTGA
- a CDS encoding NYN domain-containing protein: MFPSVHAEEPEDPGLRAPAASARPEPDAKSVNWRDLPEPVRGRLAELAAEALGKIPRIDIPQQLRPVAKFAPAKRAKLGGAALLTTLEDSTAFRTAVLEWVREYRPDALDPNDPDPVAAAVAAVLLGEASAATRVRLLVKNAAETALRAERDAAVARNQRLEAELARVREELAEAREAIEGARLEREEELAKLRNRLREQGTQLRQAKDAAEEARELLAQADVRREQEVAEVTAQLERERQRAASERARAERAAADAEIARQSAKEAREADEVRLSLLVDTLQGAVSGLRRELSLDTSARRPADTVLGASPGTGAGRQVRDPAALDRLLALPSVHLIVDGYNVTKTGYPELTLADQRNRLVQQLGALAARTGAEITVVFDGAEVMSVPTVSARGVRVLFSDPGVIADDVIRSLVAAEPQGRPLVVASTDRGVADSVRRAGAHPVASAVLLARLGRV, encoded by the coding sequence ATGTTTCCCTCAGTGCACGCCGAAGAGCCCGAAGACCCCGGTCTCCGGGCGCCCGCGGCGAGCGCGCGCCCGGAGCCGGACGCCAAGTCCGTGAACTGGCGCGATCTGCCGGAGCCGGTGCGCGGCCGGCTCGCCGAGCTGGCCGCCGAGGCACTGGGGAAGATCCCGCGCATCGACATCCCGCAGCAGCTGCGGCCGGTCGCGAAGTTCGCCCCGGCGAAGCGCGCGAAGCTGGGCGGTGCGGCGCTCCTCACAACCCTGGAGGATTCGACCGCGTTCCGCACCGCCGTCCTGGAGTGGGTGCGCGAGTACCGGCCCGACGCGCTCGACCCGAACGACCCGGACCCGGTGGCCGCCGCGGTGGCGGCCGTCCTGCTCGGCGAGGCCAGCGCGGCCACCCGCGTGCGGCTGCTGGTCAAGAACGCGGCGGAGACGGCGCTGCGGGCCGAGCGCGACGCCGCAGTGGCGCGCAACCAGCGGCTGGAGGCGGAGCTCGCACGGGTGCGCGAGGAGCTGGCGGAGGCGCGGGAGGCGATCGAGGGCGCCCGCCTAGAGCGCGAGGAGGAGCTGGCGAAGCTGCGCAACCGCCTGCGCGAGCAGGGCACGCAGCTGCGGCAGGCCAAGGACGCCGCCGAAGAGGCGCGTGAGCTGCTGGCGCAGGCCGATGTGCGGCGAGAGCAGGAGGTGGCCGAGGTGACCGCTCAGCTGGAGCGTGAGCGGCAGCGCGCGGCTTCCGAGCGGGCGCGGGCCGAACGGGCGGCGGCGGACGCGGAGATCGCGCGCCAGTCCGCGAAGGAGGCCCGCGAGGCCGACGAGGTGCGCCTGTCGCTGCTCGTGGACACGCTGCAGGGCGCGGTGTCGGGGTTGCGGCGGGAGCTGTCGCTGGACACCAGCGCGCGGCGCCCGGCGGACACCGTGCTGGGCGCTTCGCCGGGAACCGGGGCCGGGCGGCAGGTGCGGGACCCGGCGGCGCTGGACCGGCTGCTCGCGTTGCCGAGCGTCCACCTGATCGTCGACGGCTACAACGTCACCAAGACCGGCTACCCGGAGCTGACACTGGCCGACCAGCGGAACCGACTGGTGCAGCAGCTCGGGGCGCTGGCGGCGCGGACGGGCGCGGAGATCACGGTGGTGTTCGACGGCGCCGAGGTGATGTCGGTGCCGACCGTGAGCGCCCGCGGGGTGCGCGTGTTGTTCTCCGACCCCGGCGTGATCGCGGACGACGTGATCCGGTCGCTGGTCGCGGCCGAGCCGCAGGGACGCCCGCTAGTGGTGGCCTCCACCGATCGCGGGGTGGCCGACTCGGTGCGGCGAGCGGGGGCGCACCCGGTGGCTTCGGCGGTGCTTCTGGCGCGTCTCGGACGGGTCTAG
- a CDS encoding DEDD exonuclease domain-containing protein yields the protein MVPIMQLADGAQLTFDELGTPLRDTTFVVFDLETTGTKPGPDGITEIGAVKVRGGEVLGEFATLVDPGMPVPPQIVALTGITSAMLHDAPKIDRVLPAFLEFASGAVLVAHNAPFDTSFMRAACLHHGYPWPKPAVVCTVRLARRVLTRQDSPSFRLSALAALFGSPVTPNHRALDDARATVHVLHALLERVGNVGVQSLEELLDYLPEVTPAQRRKRGMAAHLPERPGVYLFRGPGDEVLYVGTATNLRRRVRQYFTGSESRGRIREMVALAERVDGIECSHALEAQVRELRLIAAHRPSYNRRSKNPRKSWWIVLTDEAFPRLSVVRLPKDGALGPFSSQVTAKIAADALAGAVGLRTCTQRISAHSPSGRPCALAELGRCGAPCAGRQSVEEYSPGVHAIVDLVAGRGTRPLESARRQLDDLAGAEHFEQAARRRDELAVLVRAVDRAHRLSALAAIPELVAAAPDGNRGWEFAVIRHGRLASAGVARRGVPPMPVVEQLVASAETVEPGPGPLYGAPPEETSILLHWLTRPGVRLVRTAVPWSEPAHAAGPWRGWLEQVAAAVSLEQAG from the coding sequence ATGGTGCCGATCATGCAACTCGCGGACGGCGCGCAACTGACCTTCGACGAACTCGGCACGCCGCTTCGGGATACCACGTTCGTCGTGTTCGACCTGGAGACGACCGGGACCAAGCCGGGCCCGGACGGCATTACCGAGATCGGCGCGGTCAAGGTCCGCGGCGGGGAGGTGCTGGGTGAGTTCGCCACCCTCGTCGACCCCGGGATGCCCGTCCCGCCGCAGATCGTGGCGCTGACCGGCATCACCTCGGCGATGCTGCACGACGCGCCGAAGATCGACCGCGTGCTGCCCGCGTTCCTGGAGTTCGCCAGCGGCGCGGTGCTGGTCGCGCACAACGCGCCGTTCGACACGTCGTTCATGCGCGCGGCCTGCCTGCACCACGGCTACCCGTGGCCGAAGCCCGCGGTGGTGTGTACGGTCCGGCTCGCGCGCCGCGTGCTGACCAGGCAGGACAGCCCCAGCTTCCGGCTCTCCGCGCTGGCCGCCCTGTTCGGCTCGCCTGTCACGCCGAACCACCGGGCGCTGGACGACGCCCGCGCCACCGTGCACGTGCTGCACGCGCTGCTGGAGCGGGTCGGCAACGTCGGGGTGCAGTCGCTGGAGGAACTGCTCGACTACCTGCCCGAGGTGACGCCGGCCCAGCGGCGCAAGCGCGGAATGGCGGCCCACCTGCCGGAACGCCCGGGCGTGTACCTGTTCCGCGGGCCGGGCGACGAGGTCCTGTACGTCGGGACGGCGACCAACCTGCGCCGCCGGGTGCGCCAGTACTTCACCGGTTCGGAGAGCCGTGGCCGGATCCGCGAGATGGTCGCCCTCGCCGAGCGGGTGGACGGCATCGAGTGCAGCCACGCGCTGGAGGCCCAGGTCCGCGAGTTGCGGCTGATCGCCGCGCACCGGCCCTCCTACAACCGCCGCTCCAAGAACCCGCGCAAGTCGTGGTGGATCGTGCTCACCGACGAGGCCTTCCCGCGCCTGTCCGTGGTGCGGCTGCCCAAGGACGGCGCGCTCGGGCCGTTCTCGTCGCAGGTGACGGCCAAGATCGCGGCGGACGCGCTGGCCGGCGCCGTCGGTCTGCGGACGTGCACCCAACGGATCTCCGCGCACTCGCCGTCCGGCCGGCCGTGCGCGCTCGCCGAGCTCGGCCGGTGCGGGGCGCCGTGCGCCGGCCGCCAGAGCGTCGAGGAGTACTCCCCCGGCGTGCACGCGATCGTCGACCTGGTCGCCGGGCGCGGCACCCGGCCGCTGGAGTCCGCGCGCCGCCAGCTCGACGACCTGGCCGGGGCCGAGCATTTCGAGCAGGCCGCGCGGCGGCGGGACGAGCTCGCCGTGCTGGTGCGCGCCGTCGACCGGGCACACCGGCTGTCCGCGCTGGCCGCGATCCCAGAACTGGTCGCCGCGGCCCCGGACGGCAACCGCGGGTGGGAGTTCGCGGTGATCCGGCACGGCAGGCTGGCCTCAGCCGGAGTGGCCCGCCGCGGCGTGCCGCCGATGCCGGTGGTCGAGCAGCTCGTGGCGTCGGCGGAGACGGTCGAACCCGGCCCGGGGCCGCTGTACGGGGCGCCGCCGGAGGAGACATCGATCCTGCTGCACTGGCTCACCCGGCCCGGCGTCCGCCTGGTGCGCACGGCTGTGCCCTGGTCGGAGCCCGCCCACGCCGCCGGGCCGTGGCGCGGCTGGCTGGAACAGGTCGCCGCCGCCGTGTCGCTCGAGCAGGCCGGGTAA
- a CDS encoding Lrp/AsnC family transcriptional regulator, giving the protein MITAIVLIHAVADSIPETAHAIADIDGVTEVYSCAGEVDLIAIVRVHAHEELADLIPAKIGKVPGVIDTDTHIAFRSYSTADTESAFAIGVEDAD; this is encoded by the coding sequence GTGATCACCGCGATCGTGCTGATCCATGCCGTGGCGGACAGCATCCCGGAGACCGCGCACGCGATCGCCGACATCGACGGCGTGACGGAGGTGTACTCGTGCGCCGGGGAGGTCGACCTGATCGCGATCGTGCGGGTGCACGCCCACGAGGAGCTCGCCGACCTCATCCCGGCCAAGATCGGCAAGGTGCCGGGCGTGATCGACACCGACACGCACATCGCGTTCCGGTCCTACTCCACCGCCGACACCGAGTCCGCGTTCGCGATCGGCGTCGAGGACGCCGACTGA
- a CDS encoding cytochrome b — MSSLTTPTRGSSMLERHAAEAANNMDQRYRLAKGLRHQMNKVFPTHWSFLLGEIALYSFIVVIITGVYLTLFFDPSMAEVVYNGPFKNLQGVEMSRAFQTTLEISFEVRGGLFVRQLHHWAALVFVAAMMVHMFRIFFTGAFRRPREANWVIGALLLILGMFEGFFGYSLPDDLLSGTGIRATLSGIVLSVPIMGTWLHWALFGGEFPGDEIVPRMYTLHILLLPGIMLALVGVHLALVWYQKHTQFPGVRRKETNVVGVRIMPVFAAKAGAFFVIVTGILSIMAGIFQINPIWNLGPYNPGQVSAGSQPDWYLAWADGMLRIFPAWELYLGNYTVPAVFFAGAVWMPILFALLIGYPFIERKLSGDTAHHNLLQRPRDAPVRTSIGMMALAFFMVIELSGFNDIIADKFNISLNATTWAGRIGILVLPPLAYFITYRICLGLQRSDREVLEHGIETGIIKRLPHGEFIEIHQPLGGVDDHGHAIPLEYQGAAVPKKMNKLGAAGRAVPGTLLAPDPVEETSALDRARGDGHGDGHVPGELPEKGEVPSGWKTPDH, encoded by the coding sequence ATGAGTTCACTCACCACGCCGACACGGGGCTCCAGCATGCTGGAGCGGCACGCCGCCGAGGCCGCGAACAACATGGACCAGCGGTACCGTCTGGCCAAGGGCCTGCGGCACCAGATGAACAAGGTCTTCCCGACCCACTGGTCGTTCCTGCTCGGTGAGATCGCGCTCTACAGCTTCATCGTCGTGATCATCACGGGTGTCTACCTGACCCTGTTCTTCGATCCGTCGATGGCCGAGGTCGTCTACAACGGGCCGTTCAAGAACTTGCAGGGCGTCGAGATGTCCCGCGCGTTCCAGACGACCCTGGAGATCTCGTTCGAGGTCCGCGGCGGTCTGTTCGTCCGGCAGCTGCACCACTGGGCCGCGCTGGTGTTCGTCGCGGCGATGATGGTGCACATGTTCCGGATCTTCTTCACCGGAGCGTTCCGCAGGCCGCGCGAGGCCAACTGGGTCATCGGCGCGCTGCTGCTGATCCTCGGCATGTTCGAGGGCTTCTTCGGCTACTCGCTGCCGGACGACCTGCTGTCGGGCACCGGTATCCGCGCCACCCTGTCGGGCATCGTGCTCTCGGTGCCGATCATGGGCACCTGGCTGCACTGGGCGCTGTTCGGTGGGGAGTTCCCCGGCGACGAGATCGTGCCGCGCATGTACACGCTGCACATCCTGCTGCTGCCGGGCATCATGCTCGCGCTGGTCGGTGTGCACCTGGCGCTGGTCTGGTACCAGAAGCACACCCAGTTCCCGGGCGTGCGGCGCAAGGAGACCAACGTCGTCGGCGTGCGGATCATGCCGGTGTTCGCCGCGAAGGCCGGCGCGTTCTTCGTCATCGTCACCGGCATCCTGTCGATCATGGCGGGCATCTTCCAGATCAACCCGATCTGGAACCTGGGCCCGTACAACCCGGGGCAGGTGTCGGCGGGCTCGCAGCCGGACTGGTACCTCGCCTGGGCCGACGGCATGCTGCGGATCTTCCCCGCGTGGGAGCTGTACCTGGGCAACTACACGGTCCCGGCGGTGTTCTTCGCGGGCGCGGTCTGGATGCCGATCCTGTTCGCGCTGCTGATCGGCTACCCGTTCATCGAACGGAAGCTGTCCGGCGACACCGCGCACCACAACCTGCTGCAGCGCCCGCGTGACGCACCGGTCCGCACCTCGATCGGCATGATGGCGCTGGCGTTCTTCATGGTGATCGAGCTGTCCGGGTTCAACGACATCATCGCGGACAAGTTCAACATCTCCCTGAACGCGACGACGTGGGCCGGTCGCATCGGCATCCTGGTGCTGCCGCCGCTGGCGTACTTCATCACCTACCGGATCTGCCTCGGCCTGCAGCGGTCCGACCGGGAGGTGCTGGAGCACGGCATCGAGACCGGCATCATCAAGCGCCTGCCGCACGGTGAGTTCATCGAGATCCACCAGCCGCTGGGCGGTGTGGACGACCACGGCCACGCCATCCCGCTGGAGTACCAGGGCGCGGCGGTGCCGAAGAAGATGAACAAGCTCGGCGCGGCCGGGCGTGCGGTGCCGGGCACCCTGCTGGCGCCGGACCCGGTGGAGGAGACGTCGGCGCTCGACCGCGCCCGCGGCGACGGGCACGGCGACGGCCACGTCCCCGGCGAGCTGCCCGAGAAGGGTGAGGTCCCCTCGGGCTGGAAGACGCCGGACCACTAG
- a CDS encoding ubiquinol-cytochrome c reductase iron-sulfur subunit, with amino-acid sequence MEEHPGAGREPGVPQPSEAELAEMDRDQLVKLGTKLDGVELVDYPDPWPVKGTRAEKRAERVVALWFTIAALAGLGFLVTICWPEWWEYKAPDTGQYERYALYTPVLGFTLGLSILALGIGVLLYTKRFIPSELAVQERHDGDGKGSAEIDRKTIVAQLADAGNRSTIGRRSLVKRTAGLGVGVMGLGLVALPVASFIKNPWKDPESKDNLAHTAWKPEYPGEVVYLRRYTGKADEVVLLRPEDLDAGAMETVYPFRESERGDHEKLAAVFMRSDAPVMLIRLRPEDAQRVVKREGQEDFNFGDYYAYTKICSHVGCPTSLYEQRTNRILCPCHQSQFDALHYAKPVFGPATRALAQLPITVNDEGYFVARGDFIEPVGPAYWERKS; translated from the coding sequence ATGGAAGAGCACCCGGGCGCCGGGCGCGAGCCGGGGGTTCCCCAGCCTTCCGAGGCCGAACTGGCCGAGATGGACCGCGACCAGCTGGTCAAGCTGGGCACCAAGCTCGACGGCGTCGAACTGGTCGACTACCCGGACCCGTGGCCGGTCAAGGGAACCCGCGCGGAGAAGCGCGCGGAGCGGGTCGTGGCGCTGTGGTTCACCATCGCGGCGCTGGCCGGTCTCGGCTTCCTGGTGACCATCTGCTGGCCGGAGTGGTGGGAGTACAAGGCTCCGGACACCGGCCAGTACGAGCGGTACGCGCTGTACACGCCCGTCCTGGGCTTCACGCTCGGCCTGTCGATCCTCGCGCTGGGAATCGGCGTGCTGCTCTACACGAAGCGGTTCATCCCGAGCGAGCTCGCGGTGCAGGAGCGCCACGACGGCGACGGCAAGGGCTCGGCCGAGATCGACCGCAAGACGATCGTCGCGCAGCTGGCCGACGCCGGTAACCGCAGCACGATCGGCCGCCGTTCGCTGGTCAAGCGCACCGCAGGCCTCGGCGTCGGCGTGATGGGCCTCGGCCTGGTCGCGCTGCCGGTCGCGTCGTTCATCAAGAACCCGTGGAAGGACCCCGAGTCCAAGGACAACCTGGCCCACACCGCGTGGAAGCCGGAGTACCCGGGGGAGGTCGTCTACCTGCGCCGCTACACCGGCAAGGCCGACGAGGTCGTCCTGCTGCGCCCCGAGGACCTGGACGCCGGCGCGATGGAGACGGTGTACCCGTTCCGCGAGAGCGAGCGCGGCGACCACGAGAAGCTCGCCGCGGTCTTCATGCGCTCGGACGCCCCGGTCATGCTGATCCGCCTGCGTCCCGAGGACGCCCAGCGGGTCGTCAAGCGCGAGGGCCAAGAGGACTTCAACTTCGGCGACTACTACGCCTACACGAAGATCTGCAGCCACGTCGGCTGCCCGACTTCGCTGTACGAGCAGCGGACCAACCGGATCCTGTGCCCGTGCCACCAGTCGCAGTTCGACGCCCTGCACTACGCCAAGCCCGTCTTCGGCCCGGCGACCCGCGCGCTTGCGCAGTTGCCCATCACGGTCAACGATGAGGGTTACTTCGTGGCGCGGGGAGACTTCATCGAGCCGGTCGGCCCCGCCTATTGGGAGCGCAAGTCATGA
- a CDS encoding cytochrome c, whose amino-acid sequence MTTSKNTSRRRFGARTKLRRRIAGALALGVALVGAGLGYALLVPQPQTAQAQDDPAQLRLGQQVYNNSCISCHGANLQGVEDRGPSLIGVGDAAVYFQTSSGRMPAVRQEAQAERKPAKLTPEEIDAVGAYIQANGGGPERPAESGEALRGDNPARGGELFRLNCASCHNFTGQGGALSAGKFAPELGPASEEQIYTAMLSGPQNMPKFSDRQLTPEEKRDIVAYVKSVSDGNNNPGGNGLGGLGPASEALVAWIVGIGAIVGVTLWIGSRA is encoded by the coding sequence ATGACCACCAGCAAGAACACCTCCAGGCGCCGCTTCGGCGCCCGCACCAAGCTGCGCCGCCGCATCGCCGGCGCGCTCGCGCTCGGTGTGGCGCTGGTCGGCGCCGGACTGGGCTACGCCCTCCTGGTGCCGCAGCCGCAGACCGCGCAGGCGCAGGACGACCCGGCGCAGCTGCGCCTCGGCCAGCAGGTCTACAACAACAGCTGCATCAGCTGCCACGGAGCGAACCTGCAGGGCGTCGAGGACCGCGGCCCGAGCCTGATCGGCGTCGGTGACGCGGCGGTGTACTTCCAGACCTCGTCCGGCCGCATGCCCGCGGTCCGCCAGGAGGCGCAGGCCGAGCGCAAGCCGGCCAAGCTGACCCCCGAGGAGATCGACGCGGTCGGCGCGTACATCCAGGCCAACGGCGGCGGCCCGGAGCGGCCCGCCGAGTCCGGCGAGGCGCTGCGCGGTGACAACCCGGCGCGCGGTGGCGAGCTGTTCCGCCTCAACTGCGCGTCGTGCCACAACTTCACCGGCCAGGGCGGCGCCCTGTCCGCGGGCAAGTTCGCGCCGGAGCTCGGCCCGGCCAGCGAAGAGCAGATCTACACGGCGATGCTGAGCGGTCCGCAGAACATGCCGAAGTTCTCCGACCGGCAGCTCACCCCCGAGGAGAAGCGGGACATCGTCGCCTACGTCAAGTCCGTGTCCGACGGGAACAACAACCCCGGCGGCAACGGCCTGGGCGGTCTTGGGCCTGCCTCGGAGGCGCTCGTCGCGTGGATCGTCGGCATCGGCGCCATCGTCGGCGTGACTTTGTGGATTGGATCGAGGGCATGA
- a CDS encoding cytochrome c oxidase subunit 3, with amino-acid sequence MRPVTTAAPTISQRVHSLNRPNMVSVGTIVWLSSELMFFAGLFAMFFTVKAQNSTGVWPPINPATDEPIHLDIPYALPFTIILVASSFTCQLGVFAAERGDVYGLRRWYVITLIMGAIFVAGQAGEYVTLVEEGVTIPSGAFGTVFFLATGFHGLHVIGGLVAFVFLLIRTKLSKFTPAQATSAIVVSYYWHFVDIVWIGLFAVIYIIP; translated from the coding sequence ATGCGACCCGTGACAACGGCAGCTCCCACCATCAGCCAGCGGGTGCACTCGCTGAACCGGCCGAACATGGTCAGCGTCGGCACGATCGTGTGGCTCTCCAGCGAGCTCATGTTCTTCGCCGGGCTGTTCGCGATGTTCTTCACGGTCAAGGCGCAGAACAGCACGGGGGTCTGGCCGCCGATCAACCCGGCGACCGACGAGCCCATCCACCTCGACATCCCGTACGCGCTGCCCTTCACCATCATCCTGGTGGCGTCGTCGTTCACCTGCCAGCTCGGCGTGTTCGCCGCCGAGCGCGGTGACGTCTACGGGCTGCGCCGCTGGTACGTCATCACCCTGATCATGGGCGCGATCTTCGTCGCCGGTCAGGCTGGTGAGTACGTCACGCTCGTCGAGGAGGGCGTGACCATCCCGTCCGGTGCCTTCGGCACGGTGTTCTTCCTGGCGACCGGTTTCCACGGTCTGCACGTGATCGGTGGTCTCGTCGCCTTCGTCTTCTTGCTCATCCGCACCAAGCTGAGCAAGTTCACCCCCGCGCAGGCGACCTCGGCGATCGTCGTGTCCTACTACTGGCACTTCGTCGACATCGTGTGGATCGGCCTGTTCGCGGTCATCTACATCATCCCGTGA
- the trpD gene encoding anthranilate phosphoribosyltransferase, which translates to MGTQTWPTLLNQLIAGADLSAEDTAWAMDQVMSGEATPAQVGGFLVALRAKGETPDEITGLADAMLSHARRVRIARDAVDIVGTGGDRSGSVNISTMASLVTAAAGVPVVKHGNRAASSKAGTADVLEALGVAIDLPPEGVQRCVDELGIGFCFAPVFHPGFRHAGAPRRELGVPTAFNLLGPLTNPAQPTAGLIGCAFPDKTEVLARVFAGRGTSTLVVRGDDGLDELTTTTTSSVWVVSGGSVRAESLDPAELGIARARAEDLRGGDPAANAEVVRELVAGKPGPVRDAVLLNAAGALAAHAGFSSSLTDDLAAGLTRAAEAVDSGAVADLLARWAAFR; encoded by the coding sequence ATGGGCACGCAGACTTGGCCCACGCTGCTCAACCAGCTGATCGCCGGCGCCGACCTCTCCGCGGAGGACACCGCGTGGGCGATGGACCAGGTGATGTCCGGGGAGGCCACGCCGGCCCAGGTCGGCGGTTTCCTGGTCGCACTGCGCGCCAAGGGCGAGACGCCGGACGAGATCACCGGCCTCGCGGACGCGATGCTGTCGCACGCGCGCCGGGTGCGGATCGCGCGGGACGCGGTCGACATCGTCGGCACCGGTGGCGACCGGTCCGGGTCGGTGAACATCTCGACGATGGCCTCGCTGGTCACCGCGGCCGCCGGGGTGCCGGTGGTGAAGCACGGCAACCGGGCGGCGTCGTCGAAGGCCGGGACAGCGGACGTGCTGGAGGCCCTCGGGGTGGCGATCGACCTGCCGCCGGAGGGGGTGCAGCGGTGCGTCGACGAGCTGGGCATCGGATTCTGCTTCGCGCCGGTGTTCCACCCCGGGTTCCGCCACGCCGGTGCGCCGCGCCGCGAGCTGGGGGTGCCGACCGCGTTCAACCTGCTGGGGCCGCTGACGAACCCGGCGCAGCCGACGGCCGGGCTGATCGGGTGCGCGTTCCCGGACAAGACGGAGGTGCTGGCGCGGGTGTTCGCAGGCCGGGGCACCTCGACGCTGGTGGTCCGCGGGGACGACGGCCTCGACGAGCTCACCACCACGACGACCAGTTCGGTGTGGGTCGTGTCCGGCGGATCGGTGCGGGCCGAGTCGCTGGATCCGGCCGAGCTGGGCATCGCACGCGCCAGGGCGGAAGACCTGCGGGGTGGCGACCCGGCAGCCAACGCCGAGGTGGTACGTGAACTGGTGGCCGGCAAGCCGGGTCCGGTGCGGGACGCGGTGCTGCTGAACGCGGCCGGGGCGCTGGCCGCGCACGCCGGGTTCAGTTCGTCGCTGACGGACGATCTCGCGGCGGGGCTGACGCGGGCCGCGGAGGCCGTGGATTCCGGCGCTGTGGCGGATCTGCTGGCCCGCTGGGCGGCTTTCCGCTGA
- a CDS encoding cytochrome c oxidase subunit 4: MKVEARIFDLVTAFAFFIAIVYGVWTGLASGYGVEPVGLVALILTGGLSLLAGSYMRFVGRRIEPRPEDRDDAEISDGAGEMGFFSPGSYWPIGLAASAAFVGLGLAFFHIWMLVVGGILILLTVGGLVFEYHTGPNHE; this comes from the coding sequence ATGAAGGTCGAAGCCCGGATTTTCGACTTGGTCACCGCTTTCGCGTTCTTCATCGCGATCGTGTACGGCGTGTGGACCGGCCTGGCCAGTGGCTACGGCGTCGAGCCGGTCGGCCTGGTCGCCCTGATCCTGACCGGCGGACTGTCCCTCCTGGCGGGCAGCTACATGCGGTTCGTCGGCCGCCGGATCGAACCGCGTCCCGAGGACCGCGACGACGCCGAGATCAGCGACGGCGCCGGTGAGATGGGCTTCTTCAGCCCGGGCAGCTACTGGCCGATCGGGCTGGCCGCCTCGGCCGCGTTCGTCGGCCTCGGCCTCGCGTTCTTCCACATCTGGATGCTGGTCGTCGGCGGCATCCTGATCCTGCTCACGGTCGGCGGCCTGGTGTTCGAGTACCACACCGGCCCCAACCACGAGTGA